The window ATAGCGGCACGCCAGGCAACGACATCGCCAGGGGGAAGAAGCAGGCCGTCTACACCATCGCGCACCCGTTCGGCCAGCGCGCCCAGCCGGGAAGCCAGAACCGGGAGGCCGGCGGCGAAGGCCTCAGAAATCAAAAGCGAGAAGGTCTCATACCAGAGCGAAGGTACTGCTACCACATCTACCTGTGCCAGCGCATTCCAGACTTCCTCCCGGTTCAGGCGGCCCAGGAAGCGGACGTTGGGGCCGGCCAGC of the Anaerolineae bacterium genome contains:
- a CDS encoding glycosyltransferase, with the translated sequence LAGPNVRFLGRLNREEVWNALAQVDVVAVPSLWYETFSLLISEAFAAGLPVLASRLGALAERVRDGVDGLLLPPGDVVAWRAAIQRLIDDPDLLARLRANVRPPMTMEEHVERLEELYSKCLEA